One Purpureocillium takamizusanense chromosome 1, complete sequence genomic window carries:
- a CDS encoding uncharacterized protein (COG:O~EggNog:ENOG503P35W) has protein sequence MQSYQSSLPRRLPRSLKRFSIFKPAQNHTMAFFPRHCYNREASFTPLFRLLDEFDSYSRGSTQTRRSTVPSWQPKFDVRETGEHYELHGELPGVDKENVQIDFTEPQTLVVRGRTERSYATGAAPSDELEDAPTPDSTTESGEVPHGSPHQATVEDEGDSAYEVVEKAQQQQTTKKPQEVAKKPADTAKYWLSERSIGEFSRTFSFPSRIDQDAVTASFKDGILSVTVPKAKPHESRRIAII, from the coding sequence ATGCAATCCTACCAATCATCTCTTCCACGAAGACTTCCCCGCAGCCTGAAGCGCTTTTCGATCTTCAAGCCAGCCCAGAACCACACAATGGCTTTCTTCCCGCGCCACTGCTACAACCGCGAGGCTTCCTTCACGCCTCTCttccgcctcctcgatgaGTTTGACAGCTACTCTCGTGGGAGCACACAGACTCGGCGGTCTACTGTTCCTTCTTGGCAGCCCAAGTTTGACGTCCGCGAGACTGGTGAGCACTACGAGCTCCACGGCGAGCtccccggcgtcgacaaggagAACGTCCAGATCGACTTCACCGAGCCGCAGACTTTAGTCGTCCGCGGCCGGACTGAGCGGTCTTACGCCActggcgccgcgccatcCGATGAGCTCGAGGATGCGCCTACCCCTGATTCAACAACCGAGAGCGGCGAGGTGCCCCATGGCTCGCCTCATCAGGCGACggtcgaggatgagggcgacTCTGCATACGAGGTCGTCGAAAaggctcagcagcagcagacaaCTAAGAAGCCTCAAGAGGTCGCCAAGAAGCCTGCAGACACGGCCAAGTACTGGCTCTCGGAACGCAGCATCGGCGAGTTCTCCCGCACCTTTAGCTTCCCGAGCCGCATCGACCAggacgccgtcaccgccagctTCAAGGACGGCATTCTGAGCGTCACGGTTCCCAAGGCGAAGCCTCACGAGTcgcgccgcatcgccatcatctaG
- a CDS encoding uncharacterized protein (EggNog:ENOG503NY3C~COG:A~COG:T) translates to MVESTSLAPMAESGDTSVAGNLIVSRASQPGGQGKEAMSGQPPVAYSQQPPTNARHAFSSQLEIGPSPPPYSPSASYDMTQMVNALPGGFRTGQYPQGQPRYHTTNAHPILQQPSQVPGYGGPHVMPMGNQGYYIHQPQVHPYYGGPHMSPTQAQPSMAGRQAMSYYSGQMMMNPPQSAYYYPQGGQYPTQAPAVGGNLTHNAYVSGQALDADSRTNHVHDTRAVTPHIARQDDTGRQGSVRGPPRKPRQSGHAIWVGNLPPQTDLMSLVQHVCKETSGLESLFLISKSNCAFANFKDDKTCVAAQQKLHDSKFQTVRLVSRLRKNTVEGATGLTAPTGPSANNTTSVSTQPQVDPAQDDTQFESDIPGSVVRQHDKGAQSVAETGLQQDRFFILKSLTMEDLDLSVSTGIWATQSHNEEALNSAFKGADNVYLIFSANKSGEYFGYARMISEINDDPAAAIEFAPKTQAADELDLPKAIPTEATEHAPKGKIIDDSARGTIFWEAERDETDGVSDNESEDSSEKSAVVDGEAKTWGKPFKLEWLSTHRLPFYRTRGLRNPWNSNREVKIARDGTELEPSVGRRLIGLFNRVQSPVSMAPPLGMPIAMVQGYPAMRPYGP, encoded by the exons ATGGTCGAATCCACCTCTCTTGCACCGATGGCGGAGTCAGGCGACACTTCCGTCGCTGGAAATCTGATAGTTTCTAGAGCGTCTCAGCCAGGTGGTCAAGGAAAGGAAGCGATGTCAGGCCAACCGCCTGTAGCATATTCTCAGCAGCCACCGACGAATGCCCGTCATGCGTTCTCTTCGCAGCTGGAGATCGGACCATCCCCGCCACCGTACTCTCCGAGCGCCTCTTATGATATGACACAAATGGTAAACGCTTTGCCTGGTGGGTTCCGCACAGGGCAATACCCTCAGGGGCAACCACGCTACCATACAACGAACGCGCATCCGATACTTCAACAGCCGTCCCAGGTGCCAGGATACGGGGGGCCGCATGTCATGCCAATGGGGAACCAGGGCTACTATATTCATCAACCGCAAGTGCATCCCTACTATGGTGGCCCCCATATGTCGCCGACGCAAGCGCAACCATCAATGGCTGGTCGGCAGGCCATGTCATACTACTCTGGCCAAATGATGATGAATCCCCCGCAGTCCGCCTACTACTACCCACAAGGGGGTCAGTATCCGACCCAAGCGCCAGCTGTTGGAGGAAACTTGACACACAATGCCTATGTCTCGGGACAGGCGCTTGACGCGGACTCCCGGACGAACCATGTACATGACACCCGGGCAGTGACTCCACACATTGCGAGGCAAG ACGACACAGGCCGGCAAGGCTCTGTCCgggggccgccgaggaagccTAGACAAAGCG GTCACGCCATTTGGGTCGGCAACCTTCCCCCACAAACCGACTTGATGAGCCTCGTTCAGCACGTTTGCAAGGAAACCTCAGGGCTCGAGTCTCTCTTCCTTATTTCGAAGAGCAACTGCGCTTTCGCGAATTTCAAAGACGACAAGACTTGCGTCGCTGCGCAGCAAAAGCTCCACGATTCGAAATTCCAAACCGTACGACTCGTGAGCCGACTGAGAAAAAACACAGTGGAGGGTGCGACAGGACTGACGGCCCCGACGGGGCCCTCGGCAAACAATACCACGAGTGTCTCAACTCAGCCGCAAGTCGATCCCGCGCAAGACGACACCCAGTTCGAAAGTGACATCCCGGGCTCTGTGGTTCGTCAGCATGACAAGGGCGCACAGTCAGTAGCAGAGACGGGCTTGCAGCAAGACAGATTCTTCATCTTGAAGAGCCTTACTATGGAAGATCTCGACCTGAGCGTATCAACTGGGATATGGGCAACACAGTCGCACAACGAGGAAGCTCTCAATAGTGCTTTCAAG GGCGCGGATAATGTCTACTTGATATTCTCCGCTAACAAATCAGGGGAGTATTTTGGATATGCTCGAATGATATCGGAAATCAACGATGACCCTGCCGCAGCCATCGAATTTGCTCCAAAGACACAGGCAGCAGACGAATTAGACTTGCCGAAGGCGATCCCGACCGAAGCGACGGAACATGCGCCAAAGGGCAAGATCATCGATGATTCGGCTCGCGGCACTATCTTCTgggaggcggagagggaCGAAACGGACGGTGTGTCCGATAATGAGAGTGAGGACTCAAGCGAGAAGAGCGCCGTTGTCGATGGCGAGGCCAAGACTTGGGGGAAACCTTTCAAGTTGGAGTGGCTGTCAACACACCGCCTCCCATTCTACAGGACCCGAGGTCTGCGAAATCCGTGGAACTCCAACAGGGAGGTAAAAATCGCAAGAGACGGAACCGAGCTGGAGCCATCTGTCGGCCGCAGGCTGATTGGACTTTTCAATCGAGTCCAGAGTCCGGTGTCCATGGCTCCACCATTGGGTATGCCCATCGCTATGGTGCAGGGCTATCCGGCCATGCGCCCATACGGGCCTTAG
- the PRE7 gene encoding Proteasome endopeptidase complex (BUSCO:EOG0926457R~COG:O~MEROPS:MER0005692~EggNog:ENOG503NZ3T): MAAMFSQNPVMNGPNYSFSDSPQTNNGEPREHRFNPYTDNGGSTLGIAGADFTIMAGDTRHTSGYSINTRMAPKVFRIGGTTASQDDATIVLSVCGFAADGSALRDQLDTICKIYRYRHGKPMTLNACAKRLSTILYQKRFFPYYVTAMLGGLDEEGKGAVYSYDPVGSYEREQCRAGGAAGSLIMPFLDNQVNFKNQYVPGSGTGHDLKERERHPLSRSQVETIIKDAFDGAVERHIEVGDALQMLIITKDGIEETILPMKKD, translated from the exons ATGGCCGCCATGTTCAGCCAGAATCCGGTCATGAACGGCCCCAACTACTCCTTCTCGGATAGCCCCCAGACCAACAATGGCGAGCCCAGGGAGCATCGCTTCAACCC CTACACCGACAACGGCGGCTCGACGctgggcatcgccggcgccgacttcaccatcatggccggcgaCACCCGCCACACGAGCGGCTACAGCATCAACACCCGCATGGCGCCCAAGGTCTTCAGGATCGGCGGCACCACGGCCTCTCAGGATGACGCGACGATAGTCCTGTCTGTCTGCggcttcgccgccgacggctctGCTCTGCGCGACCAGCTCGACACGATCTGCAAGATATACCGCTACCGCCACGGCAAGCCCATGACCCTCAACGCCTGCGCCAAGCGCCTTTCCACCATCCTCTACCAGAAGCGCTTCTTCCCCTACTACGTAACCGCcatgctcggcggcctcgacgaggagggcaagggcgccgTCTACTCCTACGACCCCGTCGGCAGCTACGAGCGGGAGCAGtgccgtgccggcggcgccgccggcagcctCATCATGCCCTTCCTGGACAACCAGGTCAACTTCAAGAACCAATACGTgccgggcagcggcaccggccACGACCTCAAGGAGCGTGAGCGCCACCCGCTGTCAAGGTCGCAGGTCGAGACCATCATCAAAGACGCCTTCGATGGCGCTGTGGAGCGACACATTGAAGTCGGTGACGCCCTGCAGatgctcatcatcaccaaggacggcatcgaggagaCGATACTGCCGATGAAGAAGGATTAG
- the STT4 gene encoding 1-phosphatidylinositol 4-kinase (EggNog:ENOG503NUX7~COG:G): MARDIRAKALQKIASLSAASSTISFDRSDLDKLCRACHAGGRGREYAHGGYSAKQAGSLGRVPMSIREFEVLLALCKTAPSIQSAQSAQRLSFQLIPYILEAHSQVFVPSPFFRRIEPSPTESLSFHATGALLALGLKFADLRETVTDGIWAFTNSCSRAIESVISPHASDPENPPMSEAVRTATIALALLGFLDAASAQADFWKAGGRLGLIQKIKQLLSEQFLIAVETALSTIRNTHSQDREAKEWKRLLRHYSLAGRPLGATLLQRSFMWLVLSSTSLMVVDGPALRKVHILDLLMSGAGNVQPEAGQLLDGDLRSIEVYAGMAVEQMEYLEAGADFARLGSPHQQKLALAVKSAALITYLNCSLLDEEVADGDVLMTWLQETLEDEVQMADQGLASVVLRCLALICRVSPDFSGTVSRLLPRFLVQTTPHGSTVRVASDSLAYVLKMLSKDAVISILYTLGNVLSPELGGAITNGQVNGTAGGDGVAGAVYAGRPSTGSSISLLMDGEEETAIVYGNIVHAICRIAAAYKDEKITALAQSMLLQKLDKVNASVDAQVISGAATLALHGGALEFRALLKMYSRICHIGVVDGKEFLLAAVMKARTHISANLKRDSPLFDIYWEHLADSIISLGDAETSSHTKESDMQLVAQEIGELLRPLAVFMASNDLASEPLGDEEAYSMLRDAWFNIAVHGFTAGTDRAKIYMAELRTIAIHSPALVAGERGEQVESDIELNTVLRRGSSGEREAMQKKLLTGLIPSKAADIKNLSYRKVIFLQAAYLVETLRAESGDCTKVLTYFLEPSMRKMEVNNTMEGIASAVIDKYLQKTLAGTDPSFSAQYAATQLASIFCRCCHRIERVQQAALNSADRIIREVPSALCNRTPLFALLELLSLMWSSCVEAETDLYTPRSTFSSYLGKVTLELSDDYEFRRWTLDILNRKAKAWVNSVINLAPLDVKGLLQTYLSELDDDGAYGHISLGRSFALELGSVIPLTNNRLQSLDRVGDCNINAASDFVAQYTTRQEYRYGEALPDRGNELISFMTMSRRSSFAQSSVMESANASTALAHVEARILSKKSTPLVEVRDILRRAAALLCRGRRDEGAVARYLVTIPFALFTKQSIKLGVSLWLGVMNENPRLEPKLLTSIAQQWEFTISRRVGLFSPALTHPDPFFLREEFAPSELEALAKRRQQVHDVLSPHTRLLQFFTSHFNATRLGSPDIQRVFLRMLDLTMDALKDATAHPMAREVRFHIVLLGLKVLRASTTIGATAQWRLKEKILSAGLGWFRNSPRWSFGSNILQLKTEVRLISDVLAALKMVSFIGAHTVGNITSLQPREQLLQLLLENEQGRLSVWINPLNYHHGGAFSTHNPSKTHVENALVPLVRVAWWQDPAIAIELATRFPHARLHREVRMLLLTMPEKAVSEPEALPLVFGGHLPDDVNSQLKASHPVDRTGLALTLSQYLLFWEPMNPLTAVTLFLPAYKDHPFLIQYAMRALESHSADITFFYVPQIVQTLRYDNLGYVERYILETAQFSQLFAHQIIWNMKANMYKDDDAQVPDEIKPTLDSVMEKMVDSFAAEDKEFYEREFSFFDEVTSISGKLKPLIKRPKPEKKQKIEEELRKIKVEVGVYLPSNPDGVVIGIDRKSGKPLQSHAKAPYMATFRIKKSKGPTEEAREVVEEASKQAEEPQENTVEVWQSAIFKVGDDCRQDVLALQMIAAFRGIFHNVGLDVYVFPYRVTATAPGCGVIDVLPNSISRDMLGREAVNGLYEYFVSKYGNEDSLRFQQARNNFVKSMAAYSVISFLLQFKDRHNGNIMIDDAGHILHIDFGFCFDIAPGGIKFERAPFKLTGEMVAVMGGSMDHQSFKWFEELCVKAFLASRQYCEKLSQIVLLMMDSGLPCFKPESVKHFRERFVLDKTEREAANFMKDLIKKSYSSYSTGVYDQFQLLTNGIPY; the protein is encoded by the exons ATGGCGCGCGACATCCGCGCAAAGGCGCTCCAAAAGATAGCTtcgctgtcggcggccagctccaCCATCTCGTTCGACCGGTCCGATCTCGACAAGCTGTGCCGGGCCTGCCATGCGGGAGGCAGGGGACGGGAGTATGCCCATGGAGGATACAGCGCGAAGCAAGCCGGCTCGTTGGGTCGCGTGCCAATG TCGATTCGCGAGTTCGAGGTCCTGCTGGCCTTGTGCAAGACGGCGCCCAGCATCCAGTCGGCCCAGAGCGCACAGAGGCTCTCGTTCCAGCTCATCCCCTATATCCTCGAGGCGCACTCCCAAGTCTTCGTTCCGTCGCCCTTCTTCCGCCGCAtcgagccgtcgccgaccgAGTCTCTCTCCTTCCACGCCACGGGAGCCCTGCTGGCCCTTGGTTTGAAGTTCGCCGACCTTAGGGAGACGGTTACAGATGGAATCTGGGCCTTCACCAATTCGTGCAGCCGCGCCATCGAGTCGGTCATCTCGCCGCACGCCAGCGACCCCGAGAATCCGCCCATGAGCGAGGCCGTCCGCACAGCCACCATTGCCCTTGCCTTGCTGGGCTTCTTGGATGCCGCGTCGGCCCAGGCCGACTTTTGGAAGGCTGGCGGCCGTTTGGGTCTCATACAGAAGATTAAGCAGCTCCTGTCTGAGCAGTTCCTTATCGCCGTGGAGACAGCACTTTCCACCATCCGCAACACCCACAGCCAAGACCGTGAGGCAAAGGAGTGGAAGAGACTTCTTCGCCACTACTCTTTGGCCGGAAGGCCTCTCGGCGCGACTCTCCTTCAGCGCAGCTTCATGTGGCTGGTGCTTTCAAGCACGTCTCTCATGGTGGTCGACGGCCCGGCTTTGAGGAAGGTCCACATTCTGGACCTGCTCATGTCGGGTGCTGGAAATGTTCAACCCGAGGCGGGCCAGCTACTCGACGGTGACCTCCGCTCCATTGAGGTGTACGCCGGCATGGCTGTCGAGCAGATGGAGTACCTTGAGGCTGGTGCCGACTTTGCCCGTCTTGGCTCGCCGCATCAGCAGAAgctggcccttgccgtcaAGTCTGCCGCCCTGATCACGTATCTGAACTGCTCGCTCCTCGATGAGGAAGTCGCAGATGGGGATGTTCTCATGACCTGGCTACAAGAAACTCTCGAAGATGAGGTGCAGATGGCGGACCAAGGCTTGGCCTCCGTTGTGCTGCGATGCTTGGCTCTGATATGCCGCGTCTCGCCCGACTTCTCCGGGACTGTCAGTCGCCTCCTGCCGCGATTCCTTGTTCAGACTACACCGCACGGTTCGACTGTTCGCGTGGCATCGGACAGCCTGGCATATGTTCTCAAGATGCTATCAAAGGACGCCGTCATTAGCATATTGTACACACTTGGCAACGTGCTTAGCCCTGAGCTGGGAGGTGCCATCACCAACGGTCAGGTCAACGGAACAGCCGGCGGTGATGGGGTCGCAGGCGCCGTATATGCCGGCCGCCCTTCCACTGGCAGCTCCATTTCTCTACTgatggacggcgaggaagagacAGCCATTGTGTACGGCAATATTGTGCATGCGATCTGTCGCATCGCAGCAGCATACAAGGACGAGAAAATTACTGCCTTGGCTCAGTCTATGCTCCTCCAGAAGCTAGACAAGGTCAACGCCAGTGTCGATGCCCAGGTCATTTCCGGTGCCGCAACATTGGctctccatggcggcgcgcttgaGTTCCGAGCGCTTCTCAAGATGTACAGCAGGATATGCCACATTGGCGTCGTAGATGGCAAGGAGTTCTTGCTGGCTGCG GTCATGAAAGCAAGGACGCATATATCTGCCAACTTGAAGCGTGACTCTCCGCTCTTTGACATCTACTGGGAGCACCTTGCGGATAGCATCATCTCTCTAGGTGATGCTGAGACGTCCAGCCATACCAAGGAATCCGACATGCAGCTTGTGGCTCAGGAGATCGGCGAGCTTCTACGTCCTTTGGCCGTGTTCATGGCCAGCAACGACCTTGCCTCTGAACCTCtaggcgacgaggaggcgtaTTCGATGTTGAGAGACGCTTGGTTCAACATTGCCGTGCATGGCTTCACAGCTGGCACGGACCGCGCCAAGATATACATGGCCGAGCTGCGCACCATTGCCATCCATTCCCCTGCGctggtcgccggcgagcgaggcgaaCAGGTGGAGAGCGACATCGAGCTTAACACCGTATTACGgcgaggcagcagcggcgaaCGAGAGGCCATGCAGAAGAAGCTTCTCACTGGGCTCATACCGTCCAAGGCAGCTGATATTAAGAACCTGAGCTACCGCAAAGTCATCTTCCTGCAAGCGGCGTACCTCGTCGAGACCCTCCGAGCCGAGTCGGGCGACTGCACCAAGGTTCTCACCTACTTCCTCGAACCAAGCATGCGCAAGATGGAGGTCAACAACACCATGGAGGGTATCGCCTCTGCCGTCATCGACAAGTATCTCCAGAAGACTCTGGCAGGCACCGACCCCAGCTTCTCAGCGCAATACGCGGCCACGCAGCTTGCGTCGATCTTTTGCCGGTGTTGCCATCGCATCGAGCGGGTGCAGCAAGCGGCATTGAACAGTGCGGACCGCATCATCCGGGAAGTGCCTTCCGCTCTGTGCAACAGGACTCCGCTGTTTGCCCTCTTGGAGCTCCTCTCGCTCATGTGGTCGAGCTGCGTCGAAGCCGAGACCGACCTCTACACGCCTCGGTCGACCTTTTCCTCGTATCTCGGAAAAGTCACTCTCGAGCTTTCCGATGACTACGAATTCCGGCGTTGGACGTTGGACATCTTGAACCGTAAGGCGAAGGCGTGGGTCAACTCTGTCATCAACCTCGCCCCCTTGGATGTCAAGGGCCTGCTGCAGACGTATCTGTCCgagcttgacgacgacggcgcgtaCGGCCACATCTCGCTCGGAAGATCCTTTGCTTTGGAGCTCGGATCAGTCATTCCTCTGACTAACAATCGCCTGCAATCACTTGACCGAGTTGGAGACTGCAACATCAATGCGGCATCCGATTTTGTCGCTCAGTACACGACACGTCAGGAGTACCGCTATGGCGAGGCGCTTCCAGACCGCGGCAACGAGCTCATCAGCTTCATGACGATGAGCCGCAGGTCGTCCTTCGCACAGTCCTCCGTTATGGAAAGCGCGAATGCGTCGACTGCGCTGGCCCACGTCGAAGCCCGGATCCTGAGCAAGAAATCGACGCCCTTGGTGGAGGTGCGAGACATCCttcggcgcgccgctgccctgctttgccgcggccgacgagacgagggTGCTGTGGCTCGCTATCTTGTCACCATACCCTTTGCCCTCTTCACCAAGCAATCCATCAAGCTGGGCGTGTCGCTGTGGCTCGGCGTCATGAATGAGAATCCGCGGCTGGAGCCCAAGCTGCTGACCAGCATTGCCCAACAATGGGAATTTACAATCTCTCGCCGCGTTGGTCTCTTTAGCCCTGCCCTGACGCATCCTGACCCTTTCTTCCTACGAGAAGAGTTCGCGCCAAGTGAGCTCGAGGCTCTTGCAAagaggcggcagcaggtgCATGACGTGCTTTCACCGCATACCCGCCTCCTGCAGTTCTTCACGAGCCACTTCAACGCCACGCGTCTTGGTAGCCCCGACATCCAGAGAGTGTTCCTCCGTATGCTGGACTTGACGATGGATGCCCTCAAAGATGCTACGGCTCATCCGATGGCAAGAGAAGTGCGGTTCCATATCGTCCTGCTCGGGCTCAAGGTCCtgcgcgccagcaccaccattGGGGCCACTGCTCAGTGGCGACTTAAGGAGAAGATCCTCTCAGCAGGCCTCGGCTGGTTCAGAAACTCGCCCAGGTGGTCATTTGGCAGCAACATCCTCCAGCTCAAGACCGAAGTCCGACTGATCTCGGACGTTCTCGCTGCCTTGAAGATGGTGTCATTTATTGGAGCGCACACCGTCGGCAACATCACGTCCCTGCAACCCAGGGAGCaactgctgcagctgcttctGGAGAATGAGCAAGGCCGACTAAGTGTCTGGATCAACCCCCTCAACTACCATCACGGCGGTGCGTTCTCGACGCATAACCCGTCAAAGACCCATGTCGAGAATGCACTTGTTCCGCTGGTGCGCGTTGCGTGGTGGCAGGACCCTGCCATCGCAATCGAGCTCGCCACGAGGTTCCCTCATGCCCGCCTGCACAGGGAGGTTAGGATGCTGCTCCTCACCATGCCCGAAAAGGCTGTCTCGGAGCCGGAAGCACTACCTCTCGTTTTCGGCGGCCATCTGCCAGACGATGTCAACTCACAATTGAAGGCGAGTCATCCTGTAGACAGAACCGGTCTCGCGCTAACGCTTTCGCAGTATCTCCTTTTCTGGGAGCCCATGAACCCGCTCACCGCTGTGACTCTGTTCTTGCCGGCCTACAAGGACCACCCGTTCCTTATCCAGTACGCAATGCGTGCACTTGAGAGCCATTCTGCCGACATCACCTTCTTCTACGTACCCCAGATTGTGCAGACACTCAGATATGACAATCTGGGATACGTCGAGCGATATATCCTGGAGACTGCCCAATTTTCCCAGCTCTTTGCGCACCAAATCATTTGGAACATGAAGGCAAACATGTACAaggatgacgatgcccagGTGCCAGACGAAATCAAGCCGACGCTCGACTCCGTCATGGAGAAGATGGTGGacagcttcgccgccgaggacaaggagtTTTACGAGCGAGAGTTCTCCTTCTTTGACGAGGTCACGAGTATCTCGGGCAAGCTGAAGCCGCTCATCAAACGGCCCAAGCCGGAAAAGAAGCAGAAGATTGAGGAAGAGCTGCGTAAGatcaaggtcgaggtcggAGTGTATCTCCCTAGCAAccccgacggcgtcgtcattGGCATCGATCGCAAGTCTGGAAAGCCTCTGCAAAGCCACGCCAAGGCACCGTACATGGCAACGTTCCGAATCAAAAAGTCCAAGGGCCCTACGGAAGAGGCACGGGAGGTGGTCGAAGAGGCCAGCAAGCAGGCGGAGGAGCCGCAGGAGAACACGGTCGAGGTGTGGCAGTCGGCCATCTtcaaggtcggcgacgactgcAGACAGGAcgtgctggcgctgcagaTGATAGCTGCCTTCCGCGGCATCTTCCACAACGTCGGGCTGGACGTGTACGTGTTCCCGTATCGCgtcacggcgacggcgcccggatgcggcgtcatcgacgtGCTGCCCAACTCCATCTCGCGCGACATGCTggggcgcgaggccgtcaacgGGCTATACGAGTACTTTGTGTCCAAGTACGGCAACGAGGACTCGCTCCGGTTCCAGCAGGCGCGCAACAACTTTGTGaagtcgatggcggcgtacTCGGTCATCTCGTTCCTGCTGCAGTTCAAGGACCGCCACAACGGCAACATCATGATTGACGACGCGGGCCACATCCTGCACATTGACTTTGGCTTCTGCTTCGACATCGCGCCGGGCGGCATCAAGTTTGAGCGGGCGCCGTTCAAGCTCACGGGCGAGATGGtggccgtcatgggcggGTCCATGGACCACCAGAGCTTCAAGTGGTTCGAGGAGCTCTGCGTCAAGGCCTTTCTCGCCAGCAGGCAGTACTGCGAGAAGCTCAGCCAGATTGTCCTGCTCATGATGGACAGCGGCCTCCCCTGCTTCAAGCCTGAGAGCGTCAAGCACTTTCGCGAGAGGTTCGTGCTCGACAAGACGGAGCGCGAGGCTGCCAACTTTATGAAGGACCTCATCAAGAAGAGCTACTCGAGCTACAGCACGGGCGTCTACGACCAGTTCCAGCTGCTGACCAACGGCATCCCATACTGA